TCCAACACTGCTTCCCTGAAGTGTGGCTGAACCCCTGCTTCCCCTCCCAGACTTGTCCCCCCTCCTTGTCTTTACCTGCGGTCCCATCTCGgacatccacagctgggctgAGCCTGAGGAGAAAGAACATGTGAGCCCTGAGGGCTGCCTGGGGGCAGAGGACGGGCAGGCTGGGAGGTCATCCCCAGGGTCCTCACCTCCCCTGGAGTCTCTGCTCCTCGTCTTTGCTTCTGGGGGGCCCTGAGGAGAGTCGGGTGTGAATTAAGAAGAGAAGGCTTCTTTCCAGCACCCCCAAACAGTCTGCCTGGTCACCCTGCCCTGTCCCCGAGACCTACCTCGTTTTCTCTGGAGCTGACGATGGAGGAGAAGGACCAGGAGGgagagacaaaggagaaaggcCACAGAGACCCCAGTGAGAATATAAACCTGCTCTGTCGACAGGcctgagggagctgggagggtggAATCAGATTATCAGCAGTATGCCTTTATGGAGCACCTGCTGcataccgccccccccccccccccacacacacacacatgctgggtGCTTATGGTGTTCACACTCAGATATAAAGAAAGCTCTCACATGCACACCAGTCCTGTGGCTTGGGACTTGCTCTCCCCCGCTTTACAAAGCCAGGTCTGAGCGCTGACGCCCTGGGTCCACAGCGCATTGGCAGAGCTGGAATAATACCAACACCAAAGCccattctctccctctttccccgAAGAGCACACTCCACGAGgagggaagaaaatatttcctcctaTGAATAAGATCAATGCTTCTCCAGGCTCAGTCAGTGCTGCGGGGTCGGTGCATTTATTACTGGTTTTGTACACGAGTAACGAGGAACGTGGAAGGATTGGGTGATTTGATTTGCTCCGCGGCGCAGAGCTGGGGAGGGCCGGACTGGATCCAGGCAGTCTCGGTGATGGGGCCTTCTCTGGACATGAGTCTCCACGGTATGAAATAGGAGTGAGGGAGCGAGATGGGAGGGGGCTGAGCTGGACTCCTACCCCCGGCGGGTTCAGGGCCTTCCGAGAGGGCAGCTCTGCTTTCTAGGCTGCTCAGGTGTAACCATCAGCTGTCCCTTCCCTTTGGCTCCCAGCCCACCCCCCCACCGCCGTCCCTCTCTCCGCGCGGAGCCGGGCCCGCCGTGGACCCTGACCGCAAGGGGGCGGTGCGGAGCTCCGGCCAAACCCCCGAGTCTGGGGTCCAGTCTGGCTGCCCTGGGCTGGTTCCTCCCTTCCAATCCCTGCCCCTTTGGACAAGAACCTGTAAGCTCTTTTCTGCATAGGAAAAGGGGCGTAGGCTCTGAGAAGGTCCTGGAAGTGCTGCCCACGATGGGCCGTCCTGGCATTACTGCCATCGGGCGCCTGGTGCAGGGTCATCTATCCAGGTGGGTGCTGTTCCCAGGGTCCTTATGAGTGTCAGAGACACCCCGGTGCCCTGAGCCTGCCAGCCCCGTGCTGCACTCTCACAGTCCCTGAGCCAGGTCTGGGAGAGGGCTGTGCCCTGATCCCAGCACAGAGCCCCCAACCCACCCCGTGCCCCGATACCCCTCCAGGCAGGGGTCAGCTACTCACCAGTGGAGGAGCAGCACTGAGTGGTGGGGGAGCTGACGCCTCCAGGGGGTCCTGTGATGGTGGGGGGACAGGAGAATGACTGGTGCTGTGTAGGGGCTGCCCAGGGTCTGTCCCTCTCAGCCTGGCACCTCTCCATCCTGAGCATCCGACCGCAGGCCACTCATGGCCTTCACTCAAACCGGGACACCACCAAGATTCCTGAGAAAAGGGGGCTGGGGCCAGACAAGGCGGAGCCCCCCTGCTCCATCATGCTGGGGTCACACCCTCAGCACCTCCCAGAGCTGTGCCCCACATCACTGCCCAGACTCTTCATGGTGACcttctctgggggtgggggggtcagaGTGTGCTGGACTGACCCTGACTCCAGGACACCCTGGGGGCTGACCACACACAGGACAGGCATGGCCTCCCCCCAAAGGTGCCCTGAAGCACCATCCAGCTCTGGTCAGGGGTCCCCTGGACCTTGTGACTTGCCTGGTGAGACCAGGCTCAGGGAGCTGagccaggcagggaggcaggggaggcatGGGCAGAGGCGACAGAAGCAGAGGGCTccggggacgggggtgggggccAGTGGGCGGAGGGCACAGCGGGGCCCAAGCACACCTGCAGGAAGGGCAGAGACGGCCTCCGCGGTCCCCTCAGGCTTAGGGCCTCGCTGAGCGCCGACCAGGCGGACTCTATTTGATAGATGCAGCGATAAGGCCCGACGGCGTCTTCACGCAGAGTGGTGATGTGGAATCTGGCCTCGGTCTCCTGTTCACCTCGGGACGTGACACCCACATCCTCATAGTCCTTCCTATTACCCTTCTCCAGGCGGAAGCTGGTAACCCCGCAGGGCCCCGGCACACGATGCTCACCGGCTGCCCCCAGGGCACCACGGAGCCCGGCTCAGCTGAGATGGAGGGTCTGGGCAGGGTCCCTAGGAGAGGAGAGCAGGGCCCCAGGGTCTGTCCTGAGGAGACCAGCACACGATGCAGTTCTCTCATCTTAGTGGAGAatcaccacacacacaacccacTCATCTTAGTGCAGATCACCACACCACACAATTCTCTCAGAGAAGATCACCACACAGTGCAATTCACTCTCTCGCTTCTTTTTCTTGTTGGAAACTTGCAACGTTGTACAGCCCTGGCCCCATCCAGTTTGGGACGCCCACATCGCCCCTGCAGAGGacagccccaccccctgcccatccCAGGGGCAGCTGAATCCCCGCCACTGCAGTTAGCCTCCCCACTGATGTAAGGACCCTGAGGCTCAGTCACAGCTTGCTCAGGGTGACATGGAGGTGACAGAGAAGCTGGGGGCAGCTCCCTCCTGCCCACGGCCACTcagggagaggggcagggggaCACAGCGGGGGATGCCCGGGTCGTTCCTGGGGCGAGGAAAGCAGGGCTCTGAGTCAGGGGGAGTGACCTGTGCTGGGTCTGAAGGAAGGGCCGCTGCCTGTGCTGGGAGAGATTGTGTGGGAGGGGTAGGTGTATGTGcaggtatgtgtgtgggggggggtgtatatatgtgtgtgcatatgtgggtgggtgtgtgggtgtatgtgtgtgtgtgcaggtacatatgtgtgtgggtgAGTGTAGggagtgtgtatgtgggggggtgtgtatggtgtgtgtgtgtgtgtgggtgtgtggggtgtgtgtgtatgtgtgtggggatgtgtatgggtgtatgtgtgtgtgcgggtatatgtgtgtgtgggtgtgtgtggggtgtgtgtatgtgtgtggggatgtgtatgagtgtgtgtgtgtgtgcgtgcaggtATAtatgggtgtggtgtgtgtggggatgtgtgtacatgtgtgggggtgtgtatgggtatgtatgtgtgtgtgtgcaggtatatatgtgtgtgcatgtgtgtggggagggtgtatgtgtgtgtgtgcaggtgtgtgtgggggatGTGGGTGGGTgtatgtgcatgagtgtgtgtatgtatgtggggGATTGGGATGTGGGTATGAATGTGTGggggctgtgggtgtgtgtgggggaatGTGTGcaggtatgtgtgtatgcatgtgtgcaggtgtgggggggtgtatgtgtgtgtgtgcaggtatatatgtgtgtgcatgtggggtgggggagggtgtatgtgtgcatgtgtgggtgtgtgtgggggatgtgggtgggtgtgtgtgcatgagtgtgtgtatatacgtgGGAGGTTGGGGGTGTGGGTATGAAtgtgtggggctgtgggtgtgtgtgtgggtgtgtgtgtgtgtgtgtgcaggtatgagtgtatgcatgtgtgcaggtgtgtgggtgtgtgtgtgggtgtatgcaggtatgtgtgtgcatgtgtggggggtgtgtaatgggtgtggctgtgtgcaggtgtggggggtgtgcaggggtgtgtgtgtgtgtgcaagtatgtgtgtatgcatgtgtgcaggtgtggggggtgtgggtgtgtgcaggtatgtgtgtgcatgtgtgtgggggtgtgtatgggtgtgggtgtgtgcaggtgtgggggtgtgcaggtatgtgtgtgcatgtgtgtgggtgtggggtgtgcgtgtgtgtgcaggtatgtgtgtgcatgtgtgtgggtgtggggtgtgtgtgtgtgcaggtatgtgtgtgcatgtgggggggtatgtgtgtgtgtgtgtgcagggatgagtgtatgcatgtgtgcatgtggggGGGTgtatgggtgtgggtgtgtgcggGTGTGGGGggtgtgcaggggtgtgtgtgtggaggacaTGGGGCACAGATCTGGCCCCACAGACTCCAGGGGCTGAGGGTCCTTGTGTGCACTCCGCAGCACCCGGGCGAGCCCAGGGTCGGACGGGTGGGCGCCAACTGGGGGGCGGGAGAGCTGGAGCTGCAGCTCAGGGTTAGAGTCTGCGGGCGCAGCCCCTCGTGCAGCGGGAGTCAGTCTTTGGCCATCAGCGGGTGtgtgaggcccacccacattgtgGAGGACAGTCTGCTTTGCTCAAAACCCAATGATTTAAACATTGATACCATCCCAAAACATCCTTGCAGACACACCCAGAATGTTTGACCATGTAAGTGACCATGGGCCGGCCGAGGAGACACAAAATTAAATTCCACAAATTCCACCACCCCCACAGCATCAACTTGACACCTGCTTGCACGTCCTGAAACCACAGCTAACCTCCAGATAAAGACAACAACGTGAGTGAGTGAggagcgccctctgctggcccCTGCCTCTGTGGGGACTTCACGGACTCTGAAGCCAACTTCCTGCTTCAGGGCTGCAAGCCCTCCCGACCCCCCGAccgcccaccaccacccccaccgcgCCCCTGCCTAGTTGAGACACGTGGGGTTTCCAGAAGCCTCAGTGACAAGGACACGGAAATACActgggatggaggaagagaaTACTGGGAAAACCCAGGGATGGTCTCTGCAGACTCACCCTGGACACAGCGACCCTCACCCGCCAGGGAATGCGGGACCAGACCTGTGCTCCAGCTcctccacaaacacacacacacactcatgcacatacatacgcacacacacacacatgcacacacccacccacatatacacatgcacatacacacacacccacacatcgctgcacacacacgcacccatgcacatacacatgtgcacacaaatATACagacacacctgcacacacacacacctgcacacatatacacacactcatacacacacacatgcacccacatttacacaaacacacatacacaccacacacacacctacatacACACCcgcccaaatacacacacacatatacacatacacacctgcCTACATACAtgcgcacacacatgtgcacacatgtgcacgcacacacacctgcacacacatgcacccatgcacatacacatacacacatacacatgtgcacacacatatacagacacacacccacatatacacatgcacacacacacacctgcacacacacacctgcacacacacacacctgcccacatacacacacacacatgcacccacatatacacatacacaatacacatgtgcacacacatatatagacacaCCCACATatacacctgcacacacacacctgcacacacacctgcacacacctgcacacacacctgcacacacacacctgcccacatagacacacacaggcacccgcatatacacaaacacatatacacaccacacacacacctgtataCACACCTGcccaaatacacacatacatatacacgcaCCCACCtgcctacatacacacacacacacacccttcactTCCCCGTTCTGCAGACTGCTCCCCTCACCTCACACTTTCACACCCAGGACAGGCAGCTGCCTTTGAGACTCAGCAACACAGACTGGGAGAGCTCCCCCTCCCTTACCCCTCACCCCCtcattccctccctctttctttccaccACATCTAGGTCCCATCCATCCATTTACTGAGGCCTCCATGTGCCTCTGGATCCACAAATACGGGAAACAGCCCGACGCCTGCCCCCTTGGGGCTGACAGTCCAGAGGGACGACAGACGTTCACAGACAGTTGTGCAAACCCACGGGTATGGGCGGTGACGTGTGCTCTCTCGGGGTGAGTATGGGAATCTCAGGGAGGGGGGCAGCGGGAGGCCAAGCTGCCCCCTGGGGTCAGAGGGAGGGGGTTCCTGAGCTGAGAGCAGACGTGGAGGATGGTCCCTGGGCTGAGGGGCAGGGCTCAGGAGTCACGGTGGGGAGGGCCGGGCTGGGTGGTGAgattcagaaagtgaaagaaaacccAGGGAGTGGCCGGCCCGCTTCACGGGGGAGTGTGCAGGGGAGGCTGGAGGAGCCGGGCAGCCTCACGGGGGAGTGTGCAGGGGAGGCTGGAGGAGACAGCCGGCCTGGTCCTGGGCATCTGCCCCTGCCCGGGGTGAGCGCTGTTCTCTGCACGGGGCTGCGGGGGTGGTCTGGGCTCGTGAGGGTGCGGGCTGGTGGGCTCAGCCCGGTCCTGAGAGTCGGGTCATCCCCGCAGAGTCATCAAGGGCAGAGCGGGGACACGGGAGACCCGGGCCAGGGTCCCGCACTGGGGCTGTTAGCAGCTCAGGGCACAACGCAgggcccccaggcccccaggtCCGCTCCACTCTCATCGAGGTCCGTCTTGGGGAgatgggggtttgggggagactCACCCTGCTGGGTGCGGGCCGTCTGGGCCAGACAGAGCGCTGGAAGAGAAGCTCTAGTAAGAAGACGCCCGCCTGACGGTATCCTCACGGGCTGCAGTCCCGGGGCCCTCGAGGAGCCGTGGGGTGGGCGGGTGTCTTCCCGTGATTTCCCAAACTCCCCCCCCTCAAGCCCCCCAATATTACATCTGAGTGCAAGCCCTCTCCTTGCTCTGAAGTAATCTCAGACAACCCTACCCTCTCCTCCAGGCCAGCCCGGCTCAGTCTGCACACACCCCACACCCGGCCGGTGTCCAGGACCAAAACTTCCCCGTCACTTGGGTCTGGGCCAAAGCTGAGGGCACAGCCCCGGGGATGGAGGGGGAACCACgttgccccctcccccaggactCCGGTGTCTCCTGGGCTGGAGTCAGGGCTGAGCAGAGCCCCTCTGCCCCTGGAATCCGGCCCGGCACCCCCAGACTCACCCAGGCTCAGGAGAGTGGAGGGTCCGGGCGCCATGGCCCAGCCCTGTCCCAGCGCGCCCTGGAGTCGGTTCTGAGGGACGGAGCCTGCAGCCCGCGCGGGAGAAGGGATGTACCCCAGGCCTTTATGGGGCGGTTTCCAACCAACAGCCTCACACAAAGGGGAAGAGCGCCCTCCCCGCCCATCACACACTTCCCGCTAAGGGGCCTCAGGGCCGGCTCCCAGCTGTTCCTCCCTCTGGGCTCCCACGAGGCTCAACTGCTCTCCGGGTGCACCCCGAGGGGGGAGCCCCATTCTCCACCCAGAACACCGACTTGACCGTCAGTCCCGACTCTGTTCTTGGGCAAGGAGTTACATCATTTATGCCAACGTTCCTCGTATTGAAAGTGGAAAACCCCGAAATCCTCCTCTGAGTGTTTAATATTGCGATGTATGTTGCATTCCTGGGAGGTGTCAAGTCCATTAAAAATACCTTATCCCATGGgttctcttcccctttccccGGGCGGCGCTGGAACCGGGGGAGGCGGGGCTGGCCGGGGAGCACACACAAAATCCCAGAGCTGAGTGATGGGGAGACAGACCTTGGGACCTGGGCCTGGGCTTGGGACCCGGTGGGGCCCCCAGCTGGGAGCTGAAATGAgagcagggctggggggtgggagggcatGTGTGCACACGGAGCCTGCAGGACAGGAGCCCCGTCATGGAATCCCTGTCCTCTGTCCCAGAGTCCAGGGAACAGCTGCTTCTCCCGGGAGGAGCTCTGCCAGACGGTGATGGCGGGCTACACAGCAGCCGGTGCTCAGTCTTCCTATTAACAGAAACCTAGTTCTATCCAAGGGGCTGTGTTCCAAccctggatggggaaggggaGTGGAGAGGATGCGGTATGGGGCTAAGGCAATCCAACAATCCCATTTGCAGTGACTGGACCGTGGATGGTCAATGACACTTAATGTGGAATATATCAGGGTTTCTGGAATCACATTTCTTTCTTGTTAACAGAGGGTCTCATAAGACGTTTGGCTCCTTTAATCCTGTCCATGGGCAGCTATATTATGATGATGTGATATCTGGAGCTGCAACAGCCATCTTGCAACCATGAGGCAACAAGCTTGACTACAATAGCAGAGATACTGAACATACTGAGGTGAAAGAACACAAGATCTAAGGTTTGTAGAAACTCCTGGAATTGCTGAAAAAGCCCTGTGACTGCCCACCCCTGGAGTTCTTAATAAGTAAAGAATAACTGTGCTAGATTTTCTGTCAAATATCAGACTAAATCTATGGACCACACTGCATAAAATAATAACTGTCTTAAAATAATAACTGTTTTattgatagctcagtggtaaagaatccacctgccaatgcaagagacatgggttcaatccttaggccGGGATGACCCCACatactgcagagcagctaagcccatgtgccattactattgagcctgtgccctagagtctgtattctggaacaagagaagccaccacaaagagtgcatggcaactagagagtagccccctgttgccgcaactagagaaaaacccacacagtatcaaagacctagcacagccaaaaatgaataaatgatttaaaaaataacaataactaccttaaaaaataaaactgttttataGCATATTTTAAAGGTTGTCTTAAGACATTTAAATgcctcaaagaaatgaaaactcagcAAAGGTCATATGgccaaaaatgaaaagatgagatTCCCTGGAGCCAGGCTGAATGCTGAACATGGCTGTCACCTTGACAATGATGAATCAAGTTTTAGTTTCACAGCCTGATCGAGGGTAGCAGCTAAAGGCTAAAGTGTGAGTCTAGTAAAGTCAAGGCTAGAGTCAACCGGGGTCACCCTGGCTAACTAGGACAAACACCAACACAGCCCCGTGTAACCACCCATctgacctctgtgtgtgtgtgtgtctccctcacTCATGGTCACTAGTGGCTTTTATCAGCTTTATTAACAGATAACTTGCAGACAGTTAACGGCAACCATTAAATATGGGCGTGTCCACTGTATCTATGGACCTACAGTACAGAAAGTGAGTCAACAGTGCCGACGTGTCCGAGGGCATGCTCCCTGCTTCCAGGAGACTCTGCTGCAAAGCTCACCTCAAGTTTTCCAGACTAGCCCACACCTCTGTTTtcccttcagggcttccctgctggctcagacagtaaagattctgtctgcaatgcaggaaacctaggttcggtccctaggttgggaagttcccctggaggagggcacggcaacccactccagtattctggcctggagaatcccatggacagaggagcctggcaggctacagtccatggggtcgcgaagagtcggacatgactga
The genomic region above belongs to Budorcas taxicolor isolate Tak-1 chromosome 18, Takin1.1, whole genome shotgun sequence and contains:
- the LOC128064091 gene encoding LOW QUALITY PROTEIN: leukocyte-associated immunoglobulin-like receptor 1 (The sequence of the model RefSeq protein was modified relative to this genomic sequence to represent the inferred CDS: inserted 2 bases in 2 codons; substituted 1 base at 1 genomic stop codon); this encodes MAPGPSTLLSLVGAHPSDPGLARVLRSAHKDPQPLESVGPDLELCGVVICTKMSGLCVWXFSTKMRELHRVLVSSGQTLGPCSPLLGTLPRPSISAEPGSVVPWGQPVSIVCRGPXGVTSFRLEKGNRKDYEDVGVTSRGEQETEARFHITTLREDAVGPYRCIYQIESAWSALSEALSXEGTAEAVSALPAGPPGGVSSPTTQCCSSTAPSGLSTEQVYILTGVSVAFLLCLSLLVLLLHRQLQRKRGPPRSKDEEQRLQGRLSPAVDVRDGTAAPPQRTKPWSSSHSDVASVDRFPDMDGEVGALTPAAGGPQEVTYAQLNHKLLTQRVARAVSPPSSEPMAESSTYATIARH